In Bacteroides cellulosilyticus, the genomic stretch TGCGCTGTCTTTATTTGCGCTGTTATTCTGCATAGTATTCTTAATTCTTCATTCTTAATTCTACATTTAGAATATGGGATTATTCTCTTTTACGCAAGAAATAGCGATGGACCTTGGTACCGCCAATACCATTATTACAACCAATGGTAAGATTGTGGTGGATGAGCCTTCGGTGGTAGCTCTCGACCGTCGCACCGATAAGATGATTGCCGTGGGTGATAAGGCAAAGATGATGCACGAAAAGACCCACGAAAACATACGTACCATCCGTCCGCTTCGCGACGGTGTAATTGCCGATTTCTATGCTTGCGAGCAGATGATACGCGGTTTGATAAAGATGGTGAATAATCGCAACCGTCTGTTCTCTCCTTCGCTCCGTATGGTTATCGGTGTCCCCTCGGGTAGTACTGAAGTGGAACTGCGTGCCGTGCGCGACTCTGCCGAGCATGCCGGCGGACGTGATGTCTACCTGATTTTCGAACCTATGGCTGCCGCTATCGGTATCGGTATCGATGTGGAAGCTCCGGAAGGAAACATGATTGTAGATATAGGTGGTGGTTCTACGGAAATTGCCGTTATCTCCTTGGGTGGTATCGTAGCCAACAATTCCATCCGCATAGCGGGTGATGACTTTACTGCAGACATTCAGGAGTATATGAGCCGTCAGCACAATGTGAAGGTCA encodes the following:
- a CDS encoding rod shape-determining protein, whose amino-acid sequence is MGLFSFTQEIAMDLGTANTIITTNGKIVVDEPSVVALDRRTDKMIAVGDKAKMMHEKTHENIRTIRPLRDGVIADFYACEQMIRGLIKMVNNRNRLFSPSLRMVIGVPSGSTEVELRAVRDSAEHAGGRDVYLIFEPMAAAIGIGIDVEAPEGNMIVDIGGGSTEIAVISLGGIVANNSIRIAGDDFTADIQEYMSRQHNVKVSERMAERIKINAGAALTELGEDAPEDYIVHGPNRITALPMEVPVCYQEVAHCLEKSISKIETAILNALENTPPELYADIVHNGIYLAGGGALLRGLDKRLTDKINIPFHIAEDPLHAVAKGTGVALKNVDRFSFLMR